From the Euphorbia lathyris chromosome 6, ddEupLath1.1, whole genome shotgun sequence genome, one window contains:
- the LOC136232969 gene encoding 9-cis-epoxycarotenoid dioxygenase NCED2, chloroplastic, whose amino-acid sequence MSTAPTTANWATTQFSRRLSSSNSLLDLNFNRSKFIPKRSKIHCALQSHSVLHFNQSPSTAIPKHDSFSQPQPQPHHWNIFQKAASFALDMAENALVSHESQHQLPKTADPHVQIAGNYAPVPEQSARHSLPVTGTIPDCINGVYVRNGANPLFEPTAGHHLFDGDGMVHAVSIDNGNASYACRFTETERLKQEKELGKPVFPKAIGELHGHSGIARLILFYARGLCGIVDHKKGTGVANAGLVYFNDRLLAMSEDDVPYQVRVTPSGDLETVDRYDFNGQLDHTMIAHPKVDPISKELFALSYDVIQKPYLKYFRFFPDGTKSPDVDIPLDVPTMMHDFAITENFVVIPDQQVVFKLQEMISGGSPVIYDKNKVSRFGILAKNARDSNDIIWIESPDTFCFHLWNAWEEPESDEVVVIGSCMTPPDSIFNECEEKLTSVLSEIRLNLKTGKSTRRPIIEETEQINLEAGMVNRNKLGRKTQYAYLAIAEPWPKVSGFAKVDLFTGEVKKYIYGDKKFGGEPFFLPGNDPNNEGEDDGYILSFVHDEKKWKSELQIINAKNLELEATVKLPSRVPYGFHGTFIDAKELVNQA is encoded by the coding sequence ATGTCTACAGCTCCGACCACCGCTAATTGGGCTACCACCCAATTTTCTCGCCGTCTTTCCTCTTCCAATTCACTTCTCGATTTGAATTTTAACCGGAGTAAGTTCATTCCTAAAAGATCTAAAATTCACTGTGCTTTACAGTCTCATTCTGTTCTTCATTTCAATCAATCCCCATCCACTGCGATTCCTAAACATGATTCCTTTTCTCAACCTCAACCTCAACCACACCACTGGAATATCTTTCAAAAGGCTGCATCTTTTGCTTTAGATATGGCAGAAAATGCTTTAGTCTCTCATGAAAGCCAACATCAACTCCCTAAAACAGCCGACCCCCATGTCCAAATCGCCGGTAATTACGCTCCGGTGCCTGAACAATCTGCCCGCCACTCTCTTCCGGTCACTGGAACTATCCCTGATTGTATCAATGGTGTCTATGTCAGAAACGGTGCTAACCCACTTTTTGAGCCTACCGCCGGCCACCACTTATTTGACGGCGACGGTATGGTTCACGCTGTCTCAATTGATAACGGCAATGCTAGCTATGCTTGCCGTTTCACTGAAACGGAAAGATTGAAACAGGAGAAGGAATTGGGGAAGCCGGTTTTTCCTAAAGCAATTGGGGAACTCCATGGACACTCTGGTATAGCAAGGTTGATCCTTTTTTATGCTAGAGGTTTATGCGGTATTGTTGATCATAAAAAAGGTACCGGAGTAGCAAACGCCGGTCTTGTTTACTTCAACGACAGGCTTCTCGCTATGTCGGAAGACGATGTTCCTTATCAAGTACGTGTCACCCCGTCTGGTGATCTTGAAACTGTTGACCGTTACGATTTCAATGGCCAACTTGATCATACAATGATTGCTCATCCAAAGGTTGATCCTATTTCTAAAGAGCTTTTTGCTCTTAGCTACGACGTCATTCAGAAGCCTTACCTCAAGTACTTCCGATTTTTTCCCGACGGAACGAAATCACCGGACGTCGATATCCCACTCGATGTCCCGACGATGATGCATGATTTTGCAATCACTGAGAATTTTGTGGTAATCCCTGATCAGCAAGTGGTTTTCAAGCTTCAAGAAATGATCAGCGGTGGTTCTCCCGTTATCTACGACAAAAACAAGGTATCGCGGTTCGGAATTCTTGCAAAGAATGCTCGTGATTCCAACGATATTATATGGATAGAGTCGCCGGATACTTTTTGTTTTCATCTGTGGAATGCGTGGGAGGAACCGGAATCCGATGAAGTAGTGGTGATCGGATCTTGCATGACTCCACCGGACTCTATTTTCAACGAATGTGAAGAGAAGTTGACGAGTGTATTGTCGGAAATCAGGCTGAATTTGAAGACGGGTAAATCGACGCGCCGCCCTATAATTGAAGAGACAGAGCAAATCAATTTAGAAGCAGGGATGGTGAACCGGAACAAGCTAGGAAGAAAGACTCAGTACGCATATTTAGCCATTGCTGAGCCGTGGCCTAAGGTTAGTGGTTTCGCCAAGGTTGATCTTTTTACTGGGGAGGTAAAAAAGTACATTTACGGCGATAAAAAATTTGGTGGTGAGCCCTTTTTTCTACCGGGTAACGACCCCAATAATGAAGGTGAAGATGATGGATACATTCTCTCTTTTGTACATGATGAGAAGAAATGGAAGTCAGAGCTTCAAATTATAAATGCTAAAAATTTAGAGCTAGAAGCCACAGTGAAATTGCCATCAAGGGTGCCTTACGGGTTTCACGGCACGTTCATAGACGCAAAGGAGTTGGTGAATCAAGCATAA